From the Streptomyces nodosus genome, the window GGTCAGCACGGCGTGGTCGTCCGTCCAGCGGATGCCTTCGCCGAGTTCGAGGCGGTCGGTGCCGAGAACCATGGGGGTCGAGGTCGCGGTCATGAGTGGTCCTCCGCGCGGACGACGTCCAGGAAGGTGCGGGCCCGTCGGCGCAGGGCGGTGCCGCTGCCGCCGTCGGCGGCGTCCCCGATCAGAGGCGATCCGACGCCGACGGCGATGGCGCCGCCATGGAGATATGCGGCGGCGGCCTGGGCGTCCACTCCTCCGACGGGCACGAAGGGCAGATCGGGGAAGGGGCCGCGCAGGTCCCGCAGATAGCCGGGGCCACCGGCGCTGCCGGCCGGGAAGAGCTTGAGGGCGTCGGCGCCGAGGCGCAGTGCCTGGAGGATGTCGGTGGGGGTCATCACCCCGGCGAGCACCGGGAGTCCGAGTTCCCGCCCGGTGGCGATGCCGTCGCTGACCGCCGGGGTGACGAGGAAGGCCGCCCCGGCGTTGTGGGCGGCTCGTGCGTCGTCGGCGCTGAGGACGGTTCCGGCTCCGAGCGTCGCGTCCGGGCCGAGCGCGGCGCGGGCCCGCGCGATGACGTCCAGCGCGTCGCGTCCGCTGAGGGAGACCTCGACGAGGGTGACGCCTTCCTCGGCGAGGGCGAGCACGGTGGTCAGCGCGGCGTCCGGGTCGCTGCCGCGAACGATGGCGAGCAGTCGCTGGGCGCGCAGCGCGGCGAGCAGGTCCATCGGCTTCCTCTCTGGTGGCGGGGTTCAGGGGCGGCGGGTCGCGGTCACGGTGAGCCGCCAGGTGACCTCGCCGGAGGGCGGGACGACAGCCGTGTCGCCGTCGTCCGCCCCCGTGCGGTCGAAGACGCGGCCGAGCATCGGCTCCACGCCGATCGAGCGGTACGGGGCGTGGCAGGGGAAGCCGCCCAGGTTGCGCCACAGGGCGACCGCGACGGGCTGTCCGGTGGCCTCGACGGACAGATGCAGCGTGTCGGGTCCGTCGTGCACGGCGGCCACCGGGGTGAGGACGATCGCGCCGACGGCGGTCCCGTCGTCCGGGCCCAGCCGGTCGAGCGGTATGCCCTGGACGCGCGGCCAGTCGCCGGTGACCCGGTGCGCGCCCTCGTCCGGGTGGAGCCGGGTCTTCGCGGGTGTGTCGATGGCGATCCGCGCGGCCGGGGAGAGGTCGAGCAGGGCGTGGGCGGCCCAGAGGAAGCGGTAGCCGGGCTCCGCGGTGAGCGTGTAGTCGGCGACGGCGGCTCCGGACTCCGCACGAAGGCGCCGGGTCAGGCGGAAGTCGGGGCACTGTACGACGTCCTCCTCCCCGTCCCTGAGCCAGGGCCGTGACCAGGCGTCCCCGTGATCGGGCAGCCCGCGCACCGTGGGTACGCACTCCTCGAGGCCGCCGGCGTCGGCGAAGGGGTCGCCGGGCCCGGCCAGGGGGCGGCGGGGCTCGTCGCGGTGCCACAGCCATTCGCGGCCGCCCGCGGTCAGCGAGGTCCAGCGTCCGCCGTGGTCCGGATCGGTGACCACGCGGACCGGGAGCCGGGTGCCGGTCACCATTCGGCGAAGGAGCCGTCGGCGTGCCGCCACACGGGGTTGCGCCAGGCGTGTCCGGACCGGTCGGCGGCGCGAACGGCGCTCTCGTCGACGGCGATGCCGAGTCCGGGCAGTGCGGTGCGGTGCGCCTGGCCGTCGGCGAAGCGGAAGGGCTCGGTGTCGACCAGGTACGACAGCAGGTCGGCGTCCTTGTTGTAGTGGATGCCCCGGCTCTGCTCCTGGATCAGGAAGTTGGGTGTGGCGAAGGCGACCTGGAGGCTGGCGGCCAGCGCGATGGGGCCGAGCGGGCAGTGCGGCGCCAGATGGGCCCCGAAGGTCTCGGCGAGCGAGGCGATCCGGGTGACCTCCGATATCCCGCCGGCGTGCGACAGGTCCGGCTGGGCCACGGCGATGCCCGCGGTCAGCACCGGGAGGAAGTCGGCACGCCCGTACAGCCGTTCGCCGGTGGCCAGCGGCACCGACGAGGTGGCGACCAGCCCTGGCAGCAGGTGTGCCTGCTCGGGCAGCACGGGTTCCTCGGCGAACAGCGGGTGCAGCGGGGCTATTTCATGGAGCACGCGCCGGGTGTTGGCGGCGCTGAAGCGGCCGTGGAAGTCGACGGCGACATCGCGGTGCGGGCCCAGGGCCTCGCGGGCGGCGGCCACCCGCTCGACGACCGCGGCCGTCTCGGCGGGGCTGCCGATCGGCGGGGTGCGCCCGGCGGCGTTCATCTTGACGGCGCTGAAGCCGGCCTCCACCTGGGCGGTGACCTCCTCCTTGAGCCGCTCGGGTTCGTCGCCGCCGACCCAGGCGTACACGCGTACGGTGTCGCGGACCGGACCGCCGAGCAGGGTGTGCACCGGCACCCCGAGCGCACGGCCCGTGATGTCCCACAGGGCCTGGTCGATGCCGGCGACGGCGCTGGAGAGGACCGGGCCGCCCCGGTAGAAGCCGCCCTTGCTGAGCACCTGCCAGTGGTCCTGGATGCGCAGGGGGTCCTTTCCCACCAGATACTCCGCCAGCACCTCGACGGCTGATCTGACCACCTCGGCCCGGCCCTCCACCACGGGTTCGCCCCAGCCGACGACGCCGTCGTCGGTCTCGATGCGGCAGAACAGCCAGCGGGGCGGGACGAGGAAGGTCTCGACACGCGCGATCTTCACTGTGACGGTCCGTCCTTCTTCTCGGCCGTGCGGTCCGCTCCCCCGGGCGCGGAGGGGTCGCTGAGCTTGTCGAGGTCGCGCGTCGCCTGGTCGAGCAGGGCGCGCATGGCGTGTTCCGCGGCGTCGGGGTCCCGGTCGCGCACGGCGTCGAGGACGGCCCGGTGGCTGGGGACGGGATCCTCGCTGTGGGGGGCGCTGTGCACGAGCCGGTCGCGATGGGCCAGGCCCGACTCGATGACCATCTCCATACGTTCCAGCAGTTCGTTGTGGGTGGCCGCGAGGAGAGCCCGGTGGAAGGTGAGGTCGGCCTTGACGGCGTCGCCGGCGCCGCCCTCCTGGCCCATCGCGGTCAGTGCCGCCTGAAGTGCCTCGAGGTCGGCGTCGGTGCGGCGGGTCGCGGCCAGCCGCACGGCGGCGGGTTCGATGATGTCGCGGACCTCGCCCAGGTTGCGGAGCAGTGCGGCGTCGGCGTCGGTGCCGCTCGGCTCGGAGAACTGCCAGCGCAGCACGTCGGCGTCGAGCAGGTTCCAGTCGGAGCGGGGCCGGACGAAGGTGCCGCGTTTCTGCCGGGCGTCGACCATGCCCTTGGCCGCGAGCACCTTGAGCGATTCACGCAGGGCCGTCAGGCTGACGTCCAGTTCGCTCTGCAGGGCCGCCATGTCGAGTGTCGCTCCCTCGGGGATCTCGCCGCTGAGCACCCGGCGGGCGAGGGTCTCCACGGTCTGGCCGTGCACTCCGCGGCGCGCGTAGGGCGTCATGTGTGTGCCTTTCTTGCTGGTCGGTCGGGGCGGGAGTGGTCGGTTCCGTCAGGCGGAGTCCTTGGAGACGCTCCAGCCGCCGTCCACGAGCAGACTCGATCCGGTGATGTAGGAGGCTTCGTCGGCGGCGAGGAAGGCGACGGCGGCGGCGACCTCCTCGGGAGTGCCGAAGCGGCGGGCGGCGGTCCCTGCGACGCTGAGGTCGCGGTCGGCCTGCGGTACCCGGTCCCAGGCGGCGGTCAGGACGGGTCCCGGCAGCACCGCGTTGACGCGGACGAGCGGCCCGTACTCGACGGCGAGCTGGCCGCACAGCGACAGCAGGGCCCCCTTGCTGGCCGCGTACGCCGGGTGGCCGGGGATGCCCCGGTGGGCGTGGACGGAGGAGACCAGCACCACGGCGCCCTGCTGCTCGCGCAGGTCGGGAAGTGTCGCCCGGACGCCCAGGAAGGCGCCGGTGAGGTTGACGGAGAGCTGCCGTTCCCAGGCCGGGAGGCTGGTCTCGTGGGCCGGGGCGACGGCCACCGTGTACGCGTTGCTGACCAGGACGCCCACGGGCCCGAAGCGGTGGGCGGCGGTGATCACGCGCCGCCAGTCGTCCTCGCTCGCGACGTCGGCGGCGACGAACAGGGCGCGGGCCCCGTCCTCGCGCAGCCCTTCGGCGGTCACCTCGCCGTGTTCGGCGTCGATGTCGGCGAGGACGACGGCCGCGCCCTCCGCGGCGAGGCGTGCTGCGGTGGCCGCGCCGATGCCCGATGCGGCGCCGGTGACGACGGCGACGCGGTTGGTGAAGCGGGCGGCTGGGTTCATGGGGTGGATCGTCTCCTGTCCGGGGGTGGGAATGTCCGAGGGCAGCGGGGTGCGGGGGCGGCCGCCGGTGTCACTGCCGGGCCAGGACGGTCAGCTCCGCGTCCCGTTCGGCGGTCCAGGCGAACGGCAGCCCGGAGTGCAGCAGATGGGCGCCGCTGTAGCGGATGCCGGTGGCGGTGTCGGCGTAGACGGCGTCCGGCCGCAGTCCGCGCAGACGCAGCCGGGCGGCCCGGCCGGGCACCAGGGGCGCGCCGTCGAGCGGGCCGGTGTTCCATGCGGCCACCACCAGGCGGGCGCTGCCCGGTTCCTCGTACTGGATGCCGCACGTCGGGTCTTCGGGGCTGCCCAGCAGATGGACCTCGCCGTGGTGGACGACGTCGCGGATCTCCTTGTAGCGGGCGATCCAGCGTGCCGCCTCGGCGCGCTGCTCCGGCGTCCAGCGGCGGATGTCGGCGCCGATGCCGAGGACGCCGGTGAGGGAGCTGACGAAGCGGAAGGCCAGCGAGCGGGGCCGGGGGTCGAAGATGCCGGGGGCGTCGGTGACCCAGGAGCTCATGGTGTGCGGGGCATGGGCGTGGAGGTAGCCGTACTGGATGCGCAGCCGGTCCAGGGGCGCGGTGTTGTCGCTGGGCCACACCACGTCGGTGCGGGCGAGGGTGGCGTGTTCGACGCGGGCGCCGCCGCCGGCGCAGCCCTCGACGGTGACGTGCGGGTGGGCGGTGCGCAGATGGTCCAGGACGCGGAGGTAGCCGGCGACATGGGCGGCGTCGAGGTCGTGGAGTTCGGGGTCGGGCCCGGCCGGGTGGCCGGGGCGGCCGCGCTCGGTGGGCGGCCGGTTCATGTCCCACTTGAGGTAGCTGACGGCATGGGAGTCCAGCAGCCGG encodes:
- a CDS encoding bifunctional 4-hydroxy-2-oxoglutarate aldolase/2-dehydro-3-deoxy-phosphogluconate aldolase, which encodes MDLLAALRAQRLLAIVRGSDPDAALTTVLALAEEGVTLVEVSLSGRDALDVIARARAALGPDATLGAGTVLSADDARAAHNAGAAFLVTPAVSDGIATGRELGLPVLAGVMTPTDILQALRLGADALKLFPAGSAGGPGYLRDLRGPFPDLPFVPVGGVDAQAAAAYLHGGAIAVGVGSPLIGDAADGGSGTALRRRARTFLDVVRAEDHS
- a CDS encoding aldose 1-epimerase, whose translation is MVTGTRLPVRVVTDPDHGGRWTSLTAGGREWLWHRDEPRRPLAGPGDPFADAGGLEECVPTVRGLPDHGDAWSRPWLRDGEEDVVQCPDFRLTRRLRAESGAAVADYTLTAEPGYRFLWAAHALLDLSPAARIAIDTPAKTRLHPDEGAHRVTGDWPRVQGIPLDRLGPDDGTAVGAIVLTPVAAVHDGPDTLHLSVEATGQPVAVALWRNLGGFPCHAPYRSIGVEPMLGRVFDRTGADDGDTAVVPPSGEVTWRLTVTATRRP
- the dgoD gene encoding galactonate dehydratase → MKIARVETFLVPPRWLFCRIETDDGVVGWGEPVVEGRAEVVRSAVEVLAEYLVGKDPLRIQDHWQVLSKGGFYRGGPVLSSAVAGIDQALWDITGRALGVPVHTLLGGPVRDTVRVYAWVGGDEPERLKEEVTAQVEAGFSAVKMNAAGRTPPIGSPAETAAVVERVAAAREALGPHRDVAVDFHGRFSAANTRRVLHEIAPLHPLFAEEPVLPEQAHLLPGLVATSSVPLATGERLYGRADFLPVLTAGIAVAQPDLSHAGGISEVTRIASLAETFGAHLAPHCPLGPIALAASLQVAFATPNFLIQEQSRGIHYNKDADLLSYLVDTEPFRFADGQAHRTALPGLGIAVDESAVRAADRSGHAWRNPVWRHADGSFAEW
- a CDS encoding FadR/GntR family transcriptional regulator → MTPYARRGVHGQTVETLARRVLSGEIPEGATLDMAALQSELDVSLTALRESLKVLAAKGMVDARQKRGTFVRPRSDWNLLDADVLRWQFSEPSGTDADAALLRNLGEVRDIIEPAAVRLAATRRTDADLEALQAALTAMGQEGGAGDAVKADLTFHRALLAATHNELLERMEMVIESGLAHRDRLVHSAPHSEDPVPSHRAVLDAVRDRDPDAAEHAMRALLDQATRDLDKLSDPSAPGGADRTAEKKDGPSQ
- a CDS encoding SDR family NAD(P)-dependent oxidoreductase — encoded protein: MNPAARFTNRVAVVTGAASGIGAATAARLAAEGAAVVLADIDAEHGEVTAEGLREDGARALFVAADVASEDDWRRVITAAHRFGPVGVLVSNAYTVAVAPAHETSLPAWERQLSVNLTGAFLGVRATLPDLREQQGAVVLVSSVHAHRGIPGHPAYAASKGALLSLCGQLAVEYGPLVRVNAVLPGPVLTAAWDRVPQADRDLSVAGTAARRFGTPEEVAAAVAFLAADEASYITGSSLLVDGGWSVSKDSA